Proteins encoded in a region of the Hippea jasoniae genome:
- the hemC gene encoding hydroxymethylbilane synthase, producing MFLFSQQLKIGSRSSKLALWQAEFVAKQLKSLGIDSTIVPIKTQGDKIDKPLYEFGGKGLFIKELEKALIDGQIDIAVHSLKDMSVFEDKTFEFVVLKRDYHVDTFVSFKGNIFELEKHAKIGTSSLRRQAELLRLRDDIEFMPLRGNLDTRLKKLKSGVVDGIVVSKSGLMRLGLYDEYYMYDLDVVVPAAGQGVIAVEFLRDSPFKDDLKKLEDEETRVCIEAERSFVVQLNASCNYPIGAYAYFNKDGEFCMRVSYGFVDNLKRLIRFSLCDRSPIFVLSKVVDEVLKRIKQ from the coding sequence ATGTTTCTTTTCAGCCAACAACTAAAGATTGGCTCACGCTCATCCAAACTTGCCCTCTGGCAGGCTGAGTTTGTTGCAAAACAACTAAAAAGTCTGGGTATTGACTCAACGATTGTTCCTATTAAAACGCAGGGTGATAAAATCGATAAACCGCTCTATGAATTCGGTGGCAAAGGTTTGTTTATTAAAGAACTTGAAAAAGCTTTAATAGATGGGCAGATAGATATAGCCGTTCATAGCTTAAAGGATATGAGTGTATTTGAAGATAAAACCTTTGAGTTTGTTGTGCTTAAAAGGGATTATCATGTAGATACATTTGTTAGTTTTAAGGGTAATATCTTTGAGCTTGAGAAACATGCCAAAATCGGCACATCATCTTTAAGAAGGCAGGCAGAGCTTTTAAGGCTCAGGGATGATATAGAATTTATGCCTTTAAGGGGTAATCTTGACACAAGGCTAAAAAAGCTAAAAAGCGGCGTGGTTGATGGCATAGTTGTATCAAAAAGCGGCCTTATGAGGTTAGGGTTGTACGATGAATATTATATGTACGACCTTGATGTTGTTGTGCCTGCAGCAGGTCAGGGTGTGATAGCTGTGGAGTTTTTAAGGGATAGTCCATTTAAAGATGATTTAAAAAAATTAGAGGATGAAGAAACGCGGGTCTGTATTGAGGCGGAACGCTCCTTTGTTGTCCAGCTAAACGCATCGTGCAACTATCCTATTGGGGCTTATGCGTATTTTAATAAAGACGGTGAGTTTTGTATGCGGGTAAGTTATGGGTTTGTAGATAACCTAAAACGACTCATCAGGTTCAGTCTGTGTGACAGAAGCCCGATATTTGTGCTCTCAAAAGTTGTTGATGAGGTTTTAAAGAGGATAAAACAATGA